A stretch of Gallus gallus isolate bGalGal1 chromosome 2, bGalGal1.mat.broiler.GRCg7b, whole genome shotgun sequence DNA encodes these proteins:
- the CHMP5 gene encoding charged multivesicular body protein 5 — translation MNRFFGKAKPKAPPPSLTDCIGTVDSRAESIDKKIARLDAELVKYKDQMKKMREGPAKNTVKQKALRVLKQKRMYEQQRDNLAQQSFNMEQANYTIQALKDTKTTVDAMKLGVKEMKKAYKQVKIDQIEDIQDQLEDMMEEANEVQEALSRSYGTPEIDEDDLEAELDALGDELLADEDNSYLDEAASAPAIPEGTPVDTKNKDGVLVDEFGLPKIPAT, via the exons ATGAACCGCTTCTTCGGCAAGGCGAAGCCCAAGGCCCCCCCTCCCAGCCTTACCGACTGCATTGGGACG GTGGATAGCAGAGCTGAGTCGATTGACAAGAAGATTGCCAGGCTTGATGCTGAACTAGTGAAATATAAGGATCAAATGAAGAAGATGAGAGAGGGGCCTGCAAAG AATacagtgaaacagaaagcactgagAGTGTTAAAGCAGAAACGAAT GTATGAACAACAGCGGGATAATCTAGCGCAGCAGTCTTTTAATATGGAGCAAGCTAATTACACCATTCAGGCGCTGAAGGATACAAAAACAACG GTTGATGCAATGAAACTGGGggtgaaagaaatgaagaaagcttACAAGCAAGTCAAAATTGATCAAATTGAG GACATACAAGATCAGTTGGAGGATATGATGGAAGAAGCCAATGAAGTCCAGGAAGCACTGAGTCGTAGCTATGGAACACCAGAGATTGATGAAGACGATTTGGAAGCAG AACTGGATGCGTTGGGTGATGAGCTTTTAGCTGATGAAGACAATTCCTACTTAGATGAAGCCGCTTCTGCTCCAGCAATTCCAGAGGGCACTCCTGTTGacacaaaaaacaaa GATGGTGTATTGGTGGATGAATTTGGATTGCCAAAGATTCCTGCAACATAA